A single window of Helicobacter pylori NCTC 11637 = CCUG 17874 = ATCC 43504 = JCM 12093 DNA harbors:
- a CDS encoding NAD(P)H-dependent oxidoreductase, which yields MKKVLIINGAKAFGSSGGKLNETLTDHAKKTLESLGLEVDTTIVDKGYNHSQEVEKVFSADATIWQMPGWWMGEPWIVKKYIDEVFSAGHGKLYASDGRSSQNPTKNYGKGGLMQGKKYMLSLTWNAPIEAFNDPSEFFEGVGVDVVYLHLHKAFQFLGLSALPTFICNDVMKNPQVEQYLNSLTMHLHQAFGK from the coding sequence ATGAAAAAAGTACTCATCATTAATGGGGCCAAAGCGTTTGGGAGCTCTGGGGGGAAACTCAATGAAACCTTGACTGATCATGCAAAAAAGACTTTAGAGTCTTTAGGGCTAGAAGTGGATACTACAATCGTGGATAAGGGCTATAATCATAGCCAAGAAGTGGAGAAAGTCTTTAGCGCAGATGCGACGATTTGGCAAATGCCTGGCTGGTGGATGGGAGAGCCTTGGATTGTGAAAAAATACATTGATGAAGTCTTTAGTGCAGGGCATGGGAAGCTTTATGCTAGCGATGGCAGAAGTTCGCAAAACCCCACCAAAAACTACGGGAAAGGAGGCTTGATGCAAGGCAAAAAATACATGTTGAGCTTGACTTGGAATGCTCCCATTGAAGCCTTTAATGATCCTAGTGAATTTTTTGAAGGGGTGGGTGTGGATGTTGTGTATTTGCATTTGCATAAAGCGTTCCAATTTTTAGGGCTTTCAGCGTTGCCCACTTTTATTTGCAACGATGTAATGAAAAACCCCCAAGTGGAGCAGTATCTTAACTCCCTAACCATGCATTTGCACCAAGCTTTTGGCAAGTGA
- a CDS encoding hydrogenase 1 small subunit has product MFYDEKKTYQKIEERLDIVSSFNAHNEHKNLQDEFKDAGISRRDLLKWAGMMSTALALPASFAPLTLKAVEVANRLPVIWLHMAECTGCSESLLRSADPTIDSIIFDYINLEYHETIMVASGFQAEKSLHDAIEKHKNNYILMVEGGIPQGTEYFLTQGPNAETGAEECRKAAQYAAAIFAIGTCSSFGGVQAAYPNPSNAQPLHKIIDKPVINVPGCPPSEKNIVGNVLYYLMFGALPKLDAYNRPSWAYGNRIHDLCERRGHFDAGEFVEHFGDENAKRGFCLYKMGCKGPYTFNNCSKLRFNSHTSWPIGAGHGCIGCSEPNFWDTMSPFEEPLANRSIKTAFDGLGADKVADKVGTTLLSATAIGIVAHALLSKAIKNKE; this is encoded by the coding sequence ATGTTCTACGATGAAAAAAAGACCTATCAAAAGATTGAAGAACGCCTTGATATAGTCAGTTCGTTTAACGCTCATAACGAGCATAAGAATTTGCAAGACGAGTTTAAGGATGCTGGCATTTCTAGGCGCGATTTATTGAAGTGGGCGGGCATGATGAGCACAGCGTTAGCTTTGCCGGCTAGTTTTGCTCCCTTGACTTTGAAAGCGGTGGAAGTGGCTAACAGATTGCCCGTGATTTGGTTGCATATGGCAGAATGCACCGGCTGTAGCGAAAGTTTGTTAAGGAGCGCAGACCCCACCATTGATAGCATTATCTTTGATTACATCAACCTAGAATACCATGAAACTATCATGGTAGCGAGCGGTTTTCAAGCTGAAAAAAGCTTGCATGACGCCATAGAAAAGCATAAAAACAATTACATTTTAATGGTAGAAGGCGGTATCCCCCAAGGCACAGAATACTTCCTCACTCAAGGTCCGAACGCTGAAACGGGGGCTGAAGAGTGCAGGAAAGCCGCTCAATACGCAGCCGCTATTTTTGCCATAGGCACATGCTCAAGTTTTGGGGGCGTGCAAGCGGCTTACCCTAACCCCTCTAACGCGCAACCCTTGCATAAAATCATTGATAAACCCGTGATCAATGTTCCCGGTTGCCCGCCTAGTGAAAAAAATATCGTGGGCAATGTGCTTTATTACTTGATGTTTGGGGCTCTCCCTAAATTGGATGCGTATAACCGTCCCTCTTGGGCTTATGGGAACAGGATCCATGATTTGTGCGAAAGGAGAGGGCATTTTGATGCGGGCGAGTTTGTGGAGCATTTTGGCGATGAAAACGCTAAAAGGGGCTTTTGTTTGTATAAAATGGGCTGTAAAGGGCCTTACACTTTCAACAATTGCTCCAAACTCCGTTTCAATTCACACACTTCTTGGCCCATAGGCGCAGGGCATGGGTGCATAGGGTGTTCTGAGCCTAATTTTTGGGATACGATGAGTCCTTTTGAAGAGCCTTTAGCGAATCGCTCCATTAAAACCGCCTTTGATGGCTTAGGGGCTGATAAAGTAGCCGATAAAGTAGGCACAACTTTGCTTAGCGCAACCGCTATTGGCATTGTTGCGCATGCGCTCCTTTCTAAAGCGATCAAAAACAAAGAGTAA
- a CDS encoding nickel-dependent hydrogenase large subunit, with product MSKKIVVDPITRIEGHLRIEVIVDDDNVITDAFSSSTLFRGLETIIKGRDPRDAGFIAQRICGVCTYSHYKAGITAVENALGITPPLNAQLVRSLMNMALLFHDHVVHFYTLHGLDWCDILSALKADPIQAAKLSFKYSPYPINTGAGELKAVQKRLNDFAKSGSLGPFSNGYYGHKTYRLNPEQNLIVLSHYLKLLEIQREAAKMTAIFGAKQPHPQSLTVGGVTSVMDILDPTRLAEWKSKFEVVANFINHAYYPDLVMAGEMFANEQSVIKGCGLRNFIAYEEVLLGKDKYLLSSGVVLDGDISKLHPIDESLIKEEVTHSWYQYKDTKEVQLHPYDGQTNPHYTGLKDGESVGIENKTIPAKVLDTQNKYSWIKSPRYDSKPMEVGPLSSVVVGLAAKNPYVTEVATKFLKDTKLPLEALFSTLGRTAARCIEAKTIADNGLLAFDALVENLKSDQSTCTPYHIDKNQEYKGRYIGQVPRGMLSHWVRIKNGVVENYQAVVPSTWNAGPRDSQNQRGAYEMSLIGTKIADLTQPLEIIRTIHSFDPCIACSVHVMDFKGQSLNEFKVEPNFAKF from the coding sequence ATGTCAAAAAAAATCGTAGTCGATCCTATCACTAGGATTGAGGGGCATTTAAGGATTGAAGTGATCGTAGATGATGATAACGTGATCACCGATGCGTTTTCTTCTTCTACGCTTTTTAGGGGGCTAGAAACGATCATTAAGGGCAGAGACCCACGAGATGCAGGCTTTATCGCTCAAAGGATTTGCGGGGTATGCACTTATTCGCATTATAAGGCTGGTATCACTGCAGTAGAAAACGCTCTAGGCATCACCCCCCCATTAAACGCGCAATTGGTGCGATCTTTGATGAACATGGCGTTACTTTTTCATGATCATGTGGTGCATTTTTATACTTTGCATGGGCTTGATTGGTGCGATATTTTGAGCGCTTTAAAAGCCGACCCCATTCAAGCGGCAAAACTTTCTTTCAAATACAGCCCTTATCCCATTAATACCGGTGCGGGCGAATTAAAAGCGGTTCAAAAACGCTTGAATGATTTCGCTAAAAGCGGATCTCTAGGGCCTTTTAGTAATGGCTACTATGGGCATAAAACCTATCGTTTAAACCCAGAGCAAAATTTAATCGTCTTAAGCCACTACCTCAAGCTTTTAGAAATCCAAAGGGAAGCGGCGAAAATGACCGCTATTTTTGGGGCTAAACAGCCTCACCCGCAAAGCCTAACGGTGGGGGGTGTTACGAGCGTTATGGATATATTGGATCCGACAAGATTAGCGGAGTGGAAGAGCAAGTTTGAAGTGGTGGCCAATTTCATCAACCATGCCTACTACCCTGATTTGGTGATGGCAGGCGAAATGTTCGCTAACGAACAATCTGTTATTAAAGGCTGCGGCTTAAGGAATTTTATCGCTTATGAAGAAGTGTTGCTCGGAAAGGATAAATACCTTTTGAGTAGTGGGGTGGTGCTTGATGGGGATATTTCTAAACTGCACCCCATTGATGAGAGTTTGATTAAAGAAGAAGTTACGCATTCTTGGTATCAATATAAAGACACTAAAGAAGTGCAACTCCACCCTTATGACGGGCAAACGAACCCGCATTATACCGGTTTAAAAGACGGCGAGAGCGTGGGGATTGAAAATAAAACAATCCCTGCTAAAGTGCTTGACACTCAAAATAAATATTCTTGGATAAAATCGCCCAGATACGATAGTAAGCCCATGGAAGTAGGCCCTTTAAGTTCCGTAGTGGTAGGTTTAGCGGCGAAAAACCCTTATGTTACTGAAGTGGCTACGAAGTTTTTAAAAGACACTAAACTGCCTTTAGAGGCGTTGTTTTCAACGCTTGGACGAACAGCTGCAAGGTGTATTGAAGCTAAGACAATCGCTGATAATGGCCTTTTGGCGTTTGATGCGTTAGTGGAAAATCTAAAAAGCGATCAAAGCACTTGCACTCCTTATCACATTGATAAGAATCAAGAATATAAAGGGCGCTACATTGGTCAAGTGCCAAGGGGTATGCTAAGCCATTGGGTGCGTATTAAAAACGGCGTGGTGGAAAATTATCAAGCGGTGGTGCCTTCTACTTGGAATGCGGGGCCTAGAGATTCTCAAAATCAAAGGGGGGCTTATGAAATGAGCTTGATTGGCACTAAAATCGCTGATTTAACCCAGCCTTTAGAAATCATTAGGACTATCCATTCTTTTGATCCATGCATCGCATGCTCAGTGCATGTGATGGATTTTAAAGGGCAGTCTTTAAACGAGTTTAAAGTAGAGCCTAATTTCGCTAAATTCTAA
- the cybH gene encoding Ni/Fe-hydrogenase, b-type cytochrome subunit yields the protein MDKMNKVVLHKEYSGFVRFFHWVRALSIFALIATGFYIAYPFLQPNSSFYKGVYLLQAYVRSFHVMFGFLLISALIFRTYLFFTKESLMERRSFSQLLSPKAWIDQMKAYFLISGKPHTKGAYNPIQLVAYSTLIVLIVLMSLSGIVLYYNVYHAGLGAFLGSAFKWFETLCGGLANVRFIHHLATWGFILFVPVHVYMVFFHSIRYESSGADSMINGYGYTKE from the coding sequence ATGGATAAAATGAATAAGGTCGTTTTACACAAAGAATATTCCGGTTTTGTGCGCTTTTTCCATTGGGTTAGGGCTTTGAGTATTTTCGCTTTAATCGCTACAGGGTTTTACATCGCTTACCCTTTTTTGCAACCTAATTCCAGCTTTTATAAAGGGGTGTATCTTTTACAAGCTTATGTGCGCTCTTTTCATGTCATGTTTGGGTTTTTGCTCATTAGCGCATTAATCTTTAGAACCTATCTTTTTTTCACTAAAGAAAGCTTGATGGAACGCAGGAGTTTTAGCCAACTTTTAAGCCCAAAAGCCTGGATCGATCAGATGAAAGCGTATTTTCTTATCAGCGGTAAGCCTCACACTAAAGGAGCGTATAACCCTATCCAACTCGTGGCTTATTCCACCTTGATTGTTTTGATAGTGTTGATGAGCTTGAGCGGAATAGTGCTGTATTATAATGTCTATCATGCGGGGCTTGGAGCGTTTTTAGGAAGCGCTTTTAAGTGGTTTGAAACGCTTTGTGGGGGGTTAGCGAACGTTCGTTTCATCCACCACTTAGCGACTTGGGGGTTTATTTTGTTTGTCCCTGTGCATGTTTATATGGTGTTTTTCCATTCTATCAGGTATGAAAGTTCGGGGGCGGATTCTATGATTAATGGTTATGGTTATACCAAAGAATGA
- the hydD gene encoding hydrogenase biosynthesis protein HydD: protein MSQKILILGIGNILFGDEGIGVHLAHYLKRNFSFFPSVDIIDGGTMAQQLIPLITSYEKVLILDCVSAKGVEIGSVYAFDFKDAPKEITWAGSVHEVEMLHTLRLTEFLGDLPKTFIVGLVPFVIGSETTFKLSSEMLNALETALKAIETQLNAWGVKMQRTDHIALDCIAELSYKGF from the coding sequence ATGAGTCAAAAAATCCTAATTCTTGGCATTGGCAATATCCTTTTTGGCGATGAAGGGATTGGGGTGCATCTAGCCCACTACCTCAAAAGAAATTTTTCTTTTTTCCCTAGCGTGGATATTATAGATGGGGGGACTATGGCTCAGCAACTCATTCCTTTAATCACTTCGTATGAAAAGGTTTTGATTTTGGATTGCGTGAGCGCTAAAGGCGTTGAGATAGGCTCAGTCTATGCCTTTGATTTTAAGGACGCCCCTAAAGAAATCACATGGGCTGGGAGCGTGCATGAGGTGGAAATGCTGCACACTTTAAGGCTCACGGAGTTTTTAGGGGATTTGCCTAAAACTTTTATCGTGGGGCTTGTGCCTTTTGTGATAGGGAGCGAGACCACTTTCAAGCTTTCAAGCGAAATGTTAAACGCTTTAGAAACCGCCTTAAAAGCCATAGAAACCCAACTCAACGCATGGGGAGTTAAAATGCAACGCACCGATCACATCGCCCTAGATTGTATCGCTGAACTCTCTTATAAGGGTTTTTGA
- a CDS encoding protein hydE produces the protein MAFVFLFKCVNEETSLNFTPLLERMACNLQARFYSVYKDNTTSFYLQASAEITLEFAQKLSEILPFSLDFSFLSLKEITDPLDENLFQTTSLSKPLFMNAKEHQDFLDKNASLYANALGFVKNTAFKGDIIHSPKELIDCLIQLKGMLKTQDFIPVHTSRGALSLSLKKLSPSVIFSDLSSVLSCTKLPLEDAKYLASLEKPSIKAPLKSVFKDTFKNDEIIVQLPYDPILNLLCHILQDEGIEFVFIHANDPQEALLHYEALFKTPKRLITPTKKFVLENNLSTLPFKDELEFLSTTPNSIVLYFSFKRPTRLLLHANGSLKTLLSVSFDFNQIFNLLKQDEKASRMLQNYATKFPDFYARLLELSKYNLGGTNLLDFFQILGFILGYSEDFCTQSVISLAKECLRPKGPRIDYKILKDDSLKMALNFSKIMHSAMSFRLAGVENEILSLGILDSLAEFLGNFIWDNVQNFSVQEVTIAGDFFGEKVFLDLFVQYFPKTLTLKTHAFLDYE, from the coding sequence TTGGCGTTTGTCTTTCTTTTTAAATGCGTTAATGAAGAAACAAGCCTGAATTTTACGCCCCTTTTAGAGCGAATGGCATGCAATTTGCAAGCGCGTTTTTATAGCGTTTATAAGGATAATACCACTTCTTTCTACCTCCAAGCGAGCGCTGAGATTACTTTAGAGTTCGCGCAAAAACTCAGCGAAATTCTGCCCTTTTCTTTAGATTTTAGCTTTTTGTCTTTAAAGGAAATCACAGATCCTTTAGATGAAAATCTTTTCCAAACAACAAGCCTTTCAAAGCCCCTTTTTATGAACGCTAAAGAGCATCAAGATTTTTTAGACAAAAATGCATCTTTATATGCCAATGCGTTGGGTTTTGTCAAAAACACCGCTTTTAAAGGAGATATAATCCATAGCCCTAAAGAGCTTATAGATTGCTTAATCCAATTAAAAGGCATGCTCAAAACACAGGACTTTATCCCTGTTCACACTTCTAGGGGAGCGTTATCCCTTTCTTTAAAAAAGCTCTCTCCAAGCGTTATTTTTAGCGATCTTTCTAGCGTTTTGAGCTGCACTAAACTGCCTTTAGAGGACGCTAAATATTTGGCTAGTTTGGAAAAACCCTCCATCAAAGCCCCATTAAAAAGCGTGTTTAAGGACACTTTTAAAAACGATGAAATCATAGTCCAACTACCCTATGACCCCATATTGAATTTATTGTGTCATATTTTACAAGATGAGGGGATAGAATTTGTTTTTATCCATGCAAATGATCCGCAAGAAGCGCTGTTACATTATGAAGCGCTTTTTAAAACCCCTAAACGCTTGATCACACCCACTAAAAAATTCGTGCTAGAAAACAACCTTTCTACCCTTCCCTTTAAAGATGAATTAGAGTTTTTAAGCACAACCCCCAATTCTATCGTTTTGTATTTTAGTTTCAAGCGCCCTACAAGGTTGTTATTGCATGCTAATGGTTCTTTAAAAACGCTTTTAAGCGTTAGTTTTGATTTCAATCAAATATTTAACCTCCTCAAACAAGATGAAAAAGCCTCTAGAATGCTACAAAACTACGCCACTAAATTCCCTGATTTTTACGCGCGCCTTTTAGAGCTTTCTAAATACAATCTAGGGGGCACGAATTTATTGGATTTTTTCCAAATTTTAGGGTTTATTTTGGGTTACAGCGAGGATTTTTGCACGCAGAGCGTTATTTCTTTGGCTAAAGAATGCTTACGCCCTAAAGGCCCTAGGATTGATTATAAAATCCTTAAAGACGATTCTTTGAAAATGGCTTTAAACTTTTCAAAGATCATGCACAGCGCGATGAGTTTCAGGCTCGCAGGCGTGGAAAATGAAATCTTGAGTTTGGGGATTTTGGATTCTTTAGCGGAGTTTTTAGGGAATTTCATTTGGGATAATGTGCAGAATTTTAGCGTTCAAGAAGTAACGATCGCTGGGGATTTCTTTGGCGAAAAAGTGTTTTTGGATTTGTTTGTGCAATATTTCCCTAAAACCCTAACCCTTAAAACGCATGCGTTTTTGGATTATGAATAA
- the oipA gene encoding outer inflammatory protein OipA yields the protein MKKALLLSLFLSFWLHAERNGFYLGLNFAEGSYIQGQGSIGEKASAENALNEAINNAKNSLFPTQNTKAIRDAQNALNAVKDSTKIANRFAGNGGSGGLFNELSFGYKYFLGKKRIIGFRHSLFFGYQLGGVGSVPGSGLIVFLPYGFNTDLLINWTNDKRASQKYVERRVKGLSIFYKDMTGRTLDANTLKKASRHVFRKSSGLVIGMELGGSTWFASNNLTPFNQVKSHTIFQLQGKFGVRWNNDEYDIDRYGDENYLGGSSVELGVKVPAFKVNYYSDNYGDKLDYKRVVSVYLNYTYNFKNKH from the coding sequence ATGAAAAAAGCTCTTTTACTCTCTCTCTTTCTCTCGTTTTGGCTCCACGCTGAAAGGAACGGATTTTATTTAGGTTTGAATTTTGCAGAAGGAAGCTATATTCAAGGACAAGGTAGTATCGGCGAAAAAGCTTCAGCAGAAAACGCCTTAAATGAAGCGATCAATAACGCAAAAAATTCATTATTCCCTACACAAAACACAAAAGCCATAAGAGATGCACAAAACGCCTTAAATGCTGTGAAAGATTCAACAAAGATCGCTAACCGATTCGCAGGAAATGGTGGATCGGGCGGTCTTTTTAATGAACTCAGCTTTGGGTATAAATATTTTTTGGGTAAAAAAAGGATTATAGGGTTTAGGCACTCTCTTTTTTTCGGTTACCAACTTGGTGGCGTTGGTTCTGTTCCTGGCAGCGGTTTAATCGTTTTTTTACCCTATGGTTTCAATACGGATTTGCTCATTAATTGGACTAACGATAAGCGAGCGTCCCAAAAATATGTTGAACGAAGGGTAAAAGGGCTCTCTATATTTTACAAAGATATGACCGGCAGAACGCTAGACGCTAATACATTAAAAAAAGCATCAAGGCATGTATTTAGAAAATCTTCAGGGCTTGTGATTGGCATGGAACTAGGGGGTAGCACTTGGTTTGCAAGTAACAATCTCACCCCTTTCAATCAAGTCAAAAGCCACACGATTTTTCAGTTACAAGGAAAATTTGGCGTTCGTTGGAATAATGATGAATACGATATTGATCGCTATGGCGATGAAAACTATCTTGGAGGTTCTAGTGTTGAATTAGGGGTTAAAGTGCCAGCTTTTAAAGTCAATTACTATAGCGATAATTATGGGGATAAATTGGATTATAAAAGAGTGGTGAGCGTTTATCTTAACTATACATATAACTTTAAAAACAAACATTAA
- the queC gene encoding 7-cyano-7-deazaguanine synthase QueC — translation MGQEICVIGFSGGQDSTTLAVWAKKRFKKVCLVGFDYAQKHSVELECAQKIASLLQLPYEIISLDFLENITRSALFKNSNDLIGHSHAQNKDLPNSFVPNRNAIFITLLHSYAQKLGASNIALGVSQADFSGYPDCKEDFIKSIEHALNLGSNTAIKILTPLMFLNKAQEFQMAKDLGVLDLVIKETHTCYQGERKILHAYGYGCDECPACQLRKKGYEEFQTKVLFQ, via the coding sequence ATGGGACAAGAAATTTGCGTGATCGGTTTTAGCGGCGGGCAAGACAGCACCACTTTGGCTGTATGGGCGAAAAAGCGTTTTAAAAAAGTCTGTTTAGTGGGGTTTGATTACGCGCAAAAACACTCTGTGGAATTAGAATGCGCTCAAAAAATCGCTTCTCTTTTGCAACTCCCTTATGAAATCATCTCGTTAGATTTTTTAGAGAATATCACCCGCTCCGCGCTTTTTAAAAACTCTAACGATTTAATAGGGCATTCGCATGCACAAAATAAAGATTTACCCAATTCTTTTGTGCCTAATCGTAACGCTATTTTTATCACCCTTTTGCATTCTTACGCGCAAAAACTAGGGGCTAGCAATATCGCTTTAGGGGTTTCGCAAGCGGATTTTAGCGGCTATCCGGATTGTAAAGAAGATTTTATTAAAAGCATTGAGCATGCCCTAAATTTAGGATCAAACACGGCGATTAAAATCCTAACGCCTTTAATGTTTTTGAATAAAGCGCAAGAATTTCAAATGGCTAAAGATTTGGGCGTTTTGGATTTAGTCATCAAAGAAACGCACACCTGCTATCAAGGAGAGCGAAAGATTTTGCATGCTTATGGTTATGGCTGCGATGAATGCCCGGCATGCCAATTGAGGAAAAAAGGCTATGAAGAGTTTCAAACTAAGGTTTTGTTTCAATAA
- a CDS encoding CCA tRNA nucleotidyltransferase: MFELEKGLKELFDIYEKSPHELYLVGGCVRDCLMGITPKDYDLTSNALVNESKELLLKHHFRVLETGIKHGTITALKNHQSYEITTFRMEKGHIKHRKPKELVFSARLTDDLKRRDFSMNAIAYSPTKGIVDPFKGQNAIRNQVIECVGEARLRFFEDALRILRALRFSATLGFKIAPSTKEAVFACKDLLKHLSKERLQSELNKLLMGKNAYEVAKEYQEILELVIQEKIENLGFLKNVPFNLELRLLGFFKHQKSLENLRYPKKTCVLFAQAKECHKAFLNIHNKTELKFLLKNYDLEPFNLALDFYALKNPKHALKIKSLLKEIFNANEPFKKEHLALKGGALQNLGYQCQQIGEILNECLNLVIAHPKNNALEWLIEWVKGHYLPNNAINHSPIGRKN, encoded by the coding sequence GTGTTTGAGTTAGAAAAAGGATTAAAAGAATTGTTTGACATTTATGAAAAATCCCCTCATGAGCTTTACTTGGTAGGGGGGTGCGTGCGCGATTGTTTGATGGGCATTACCCCAAAAGATTACGATTTGACCTCAAACGCTTTAGTCAATGAAAGCAAAGAGCTTCTTTTAAAGCACCATTTTAGGGTGCTAGAAACCGGCATCAAACATGGCACGATCACGGCTCTTAAAAACCATCAAAGCTATGAAATCACAACTTTTAGAATGGAAAAGGGGCATATCAAACACCGAAAGCCTAAAGAATTGGTTTTTAGCGCGCGTTTAACAGACGATTTAAAGCGGCGCGATTTTAGCATGAATGCGATCGCTTATAGCCCTACAAAAGGGATTGTTGATCCTTTTAAAGGGCAGAATGCGATTAGAAATCAAGTGATTGAATGCGTGGGGGAAGCGCGATTAAGGTTTTTTGAAGACGCTTTAAGGATTTTAAGAGCGCTGCGATTTAGCGCGACTTTAGGCTTTAAGATAGCGCCAAGCACTAAAGAAGCGGTTTTTGCGTGTAAGGATTTGTTAAAACACCTCTCCAAAGAGCGCTTGCAAAGCGAATTAAATAAGCTTCTTATGGGGAAAAACGCCTATGAAGTGGCTAAAGAATATCAAGAAATTTTAGAGTTGGTTATTCAAGAGAAAATAGAAAATTTAGGGTTTTTAAAAAACGTGCCTTTCAATCTGGAATTAAGATTGTTAGGGTTTTTTAAGCATCAAAAAAGTTTAGAAAATCTACGATACCCTAAAAAAACATGTGTTTTATTTGCTCAAGCTAAAGAATGCCATAAAGCTTTTTTAAACATTCATAACAAAACAGAATTAAAATTTTTATTGAAAAACTACGATTTAGAGCCTTTTAATTTGGCTTTAGATTTTTATGCGCTCAAAAACCCCAAACACGCTTTAAAAATTAAAAGCTTGTTAAAAGAGATATTTAACGCTAACGAACCTTTTAAAAAAGAACACCTAGCCCTTAAGGGCGGCGCGCTCCAAAATTTAGGTTACCAGTGCCAACAAATCGGCGAAATCTTGAACGAATGCCTAAATTTAGTCATCGCTCACCCCAAAAATAACGCTTTAGAATGGCTGATTGAATGGGTTAAGGGTCATTATTTACCTAATAATGCTATAAACCATTCGCCAATAGGCAGAAAAAATTAA
- a CDS encoding NAD(P)-dependent oxidoreductase, whose product MKIGWIGLGAMGTPMATRLCDAGLKVSVYNRTESKAAPLKEKGVAVYTNPIDLAAKVDLIFIMLSDKTAIDAVLVPEFWEQMSEKIVVNMSTIAPLESLALEKTAQKHQVTYLEAPVSGSVGAAKAGALLILAAGNKEVITQLKPVLVHLGSQTFYLGKIGQGTGAKLSINSLLAQMGVAYSEALLLAKHLGVDAELFLQIISQSGMNSPLFQAKKGMWLQDSYPAAFSLKLMLKDIRLANNEAGEAIKLPFLFQAEELYSQAEKSGLGALDMAAVYHYLEKGDH is encoded by the coding sequence ATGAAAATAGGATGGATTGGACTTGGGGCTATGGGGACTCCTATGGCGACTCGTTTGTGCGATGCGGGTTTAAAAGTATCGGTTTATAACCGAACAGAGAGCAAAGCAGCCCCCTTAAAAGAAAAGGGCGTAGCGGTTTATACTAACCCTATAGATTTGGCCGCTAAAGTTGATCTGATTTTTATTATGCTTTCGGATAAAACGGCGATTGATGCTGTTTTAGTGCCAGAATTTTGGGAACAGATGTCTGAAAAAATCGTGGTGAATATGAGCACCATCGCTCCTTTGGAAAGCTTGGCTTTAGAAAAAACCGCTCAAAAGCATCAAGTAACTTACCTTGAAGCACCCGTTTCAGGATCGGTTGGCGCGGCCAAAGCCGGGGCGTTATTGATTTTAGCAGCCGGTAATAAAGAAGTGATCACTCAACTCAAACCTGTTTTGGTGCATTTAGGGAGTCAAACTTTTTATTTGGGTAAGATTGGTCAAGGGACAGGGGCTAAATTATCCATCAATAGCCTTTTAGCTCAAATGGGGGTTGCTTATTCAGAAGCTTTGCTATTAGCCAAACATTTAGGGGTTGATGCAGAGTTGTTTTTACAAATTATTAGCCAATCTGGCATGAATTCGCCTCTCTTTCAAGCTAAAAAAGGCATGTGGTTGCAAGATAGCTATCCGGCCGCTTTCAGTTTGAAGCTCATGCTCAAGGACATTCGTTTAGCCAACAATGAAGCAGGAGAGGCGATAAAGTTGCCATTCTTATTTCAAGCAGAAGAGCTTTATTCTCAAGCGGAAAAATCCGGTTTGGGCGCATTGGATATGGCAGCCGTTTATCATTATTTAGAAAAAGGAGATCATTAA